From the Streptomyces sp. NBC_00390 genome, the window CGACTTGTGCCAGCTTGTGCGTGCCACCCACCTGCGCAAGGCCGCCACCGCGCTGCCCGGCGTCATCGCCGAACTCACCAGTGGAGCCTGGGCCGAACCCAGCACCGAGGCGTGGCAGGCCCTGGCCTCCACGTACCGCACAGCGCACGATGTGAGCGTCAAGCTGGGCTACTACGACTTGAGCACGGTCGCACTCGACCGCATGGAGTGGGCCGCCCAGCGCGCCTCGGACCCCTGCCTCGCCGCCGTGCGCCAGTACATGCGGGCTCTGGTCTACTTCCGCGAGGGCGAGCTGCGCATCGGACAACGGCTCATCACTGCTGGACACGGCATCGTCGGCCAGGCTGACGACACCCGGGAGGCGCAGGCCGTCACCGGACAACTCCACCTCGGAGCTTCCGTCATCGCCGCACGGGCCCGTGAGAAGACCGTGCTCACCTCACACATCGAGCAGGCCGGGGAGATCGCCAGCCGTATCGGGGACGCCTCGGACGTGCACTGGCTGTCCTTCGGGCCGGCGAACGTCGCATTGCATCAGGTATCTGCTGCGGTCGAGATGCACCTCTACGACGACGCACTGTGCCAGGCCCGCGACATCAGACTGCCGACGTCCGTCGCCGTCTCCCGCCGGGCGCACTTCCTCATCGACCGGGCCCGGTCCGAGATGGAGACCGGCCACACCGAGGCCGCGCTCAAGTCCCTGGTGCAGGCTCGGCAGGCCGCCCCTGAGCAGACCCGGTACCACCCAGGTGCTCGGGAGACCATCACCGGGCTCGTGCACATGGCGCGCCGTACGCCCGATACCCTCAACCGCATGGCCGCCTGGGTCGGCCTGTAGGTAGCGCTCACGGCGCTCACAGTTTTGTGAGCGTTGACGTCTTCCTCTGCCACGACGCTGGTCCCATGCCCGATCAGCGACGCGTGGCCATCGCCACCTCCAGTGCCGGGGCG encodes:
- a CDS encoding helix-turn-helix domain-containing protein, producing MPRLDDNHTGTRIKEQRKLARLTQKQLSARIPYSYSLLNQVECGARPATADFVAAVAHALRIDVTALTGQPYVTELQQDRLAALVRPIREALDLYDLGADPELVVRPTNALVTAADDLCQLVRATHLRKAATALPGVIAELTSGAWAEPSTEAWQALASTYRTAHDVSVKLGYYDLSTVALDRMEWAAQRASDPCLAAVRQYMRALVYFREGELRIGQRLITAGHGIVGQADDTREAQAVTGQLHLGASVIAARAREKTVLTSHIEQAGEIASRIGDASDVHWLSFGPANVALHQVSAAVEMHLYDDALCQARDIRLPTSVAVSRRAHFLIDRARSEMETGHTEAALKSLVQARQAAPEQTRYHPGARETITGLVHMARRTPDTLNRMAAWVGL